In Gammaproteobacteria bacterium, a genomic segment contains:
- a CDS encoding lipid A biosynthesis lauroyl acyltransferase (Acylates the intermediate (KDO)2-lipid IVA to form (KDO)2-(lauroyl)-lipid IVA), protein MLTYWLARKRRHIAEVNLRLCFPEKTDAERRAILRSCFRHLGQGLAEVPFAWYAPADKLKKYAKIDGLSFIEASRSDGYGVILLTFHFTGIELGGQMLAQHIPDVHALYRVHKNPFFESEQR, encoded by the coding sequence ATGCTGACCTATTGGCTCGCCAGAAAGCGCCGGCACATCGCCGAAGTCAATCTCCGACTTTGTTTTCCAGAGAAAACAGATGCCGAACGCCGAGCCATTTTACGGTCATGTTTCCGCCATTTGGGACAGGGGCTTGCTGAGGTTCCCTTTGCTTGGTATGCGCCCGCTGACAAACTCAAAAAGTATGCAAAAATTGATGGTCTTTCGTTCATCGAGGCAAGTCGTTCGGACGGGTACGGGGTCATTTTGCTGACATTCCATTTCACCGGCATTGAGTTGGGGGGACAAATGCTAGCGCAGCATATCCCTGATGTTCATGCGCTCTATCGAGTCCATAAGAATCCATTTTTCGAATCTGAACAGCGT
- a CDS encoding polysaccharide deacetylase family protein: MLIVFLAGLVRYQFWRPRRPAHWPRLLMYHSVSPDQEDGMNISPRRIERHLVVMKRLGYRFVTVSELRDLWEQGVREPMVALTFDDGFANNYQYLFPLLKKHHIKATIYLATQIEGIAALSQQQIKEMHASGLIEFGAHTCHHVNLLLMQDEQAKREIEQSVQAVREMVGQCRTFSYPYGRFDERHVAMVAATGCDTAVTVKKAIAEPSQRWLVLPRIGIHGKTDALQLYVALTRGKYRF; the protein is encoded by the coding sequence TTGTTGATCGTTTTCTTGGCAGGTCTCGTACGCTATCAATTTTGGCGTCCTCGTCGGCCTGCGCATTGGCCGCGTCTTCTGATGTACCATTCGGTTTCGCCAGACCAAGAAGATGGCATGAATATTTCTCCTCGGCGAATTGAACGTCATCTCGTTGTGATGAAGCGTCTCGGTTACCGTTTTGTGACGGTTTCCGAACTGCGAGATTTGTGGGAACAGGGCGTTCGTGAGCCGATGGTGGCGCTGACATTTGATGATGGCTTTGCCAATAATTATCAGTATTTGTTTCCATTGCTAAAAAAACACCACATCAAGGCCACCATCTATCTGGCCACGCAGATTGAGGGGATAGCGGCCTTATCGCAACAGCAAATTAAGGAAATGCATGCGAGTGGCTTGATTGAGTTTGGGGCGCATACTTGCCATCATGTCAATTTGTTGCTCATGCAAGATGAACAAGCAAAACGAGAGATTGAGCAGTCTGTTCAGGCAGTGCGTGAGATGGTAGGGCAATGCCGTACATTTTCCTACCCATATGGTCGTTTTGATGAACGGCACGTGGCGATGGTGGCAGCAACCGGTTGTGATACGGCCGTGACGGTCAAAAAGGCGATCGCCGAGCCATCGCAACGATGGCTCGTTCTGCCCAGAATAGGCATTCATGGAAAAACTGATGCGCTGCAATTGTATGTTGCATTAACGCGAGGCAAATACCGTTTTTGA
- a CDS encoding cation diffusion facilitator family transporter: MAQSNSKRAVRLAFFANLSIAALKSVAAWWTGSSAMLAEAIHSLADTLNQLLLFVGLRRAHQPPSPQHPLGYGRELYFWSFLVALFLFTLGGLYSVWEGWHKLQGEPDAMTSPWVALVVLTGAMIAESVSFHGCIQEARKEKRKDESWWQWFRNSRQSSLIVVFGEDLAALFGLLVAFAAVLLTMLTGNRLWDALGSIVVGVLLIVVALAIAFEVKKMLVGESVAPEIEKDIKDFIESQPQVAQVFHIITQQLGPKMMVALKAKMRDMPTADALIDAINSIEQAIHQKYRSVQWIFFEPDVRDD, translated from the coding sequence ATGGCGCAATCCAATAGCAAGAGGGCCGTGAGGCTCGCGTTTTTTGCCAACTTATCCATCGCCGCACTGAAATCTGTCGCGGCGTGGTGGACAGGATCATCGGCTATGCTGGCGGAAGCCATTCACTCTTTGGCTGATACTCTGAATCAGCTTTTATTATTTGTCGGGCTGAGGCGCGCTCACCAACCACCGTCACCCCAGCATCCATTAGGCTACGGACGCGAACTCTACTTCTGGTCTTTTCTGGTCGCGCTTTTTTTATTCACTTTGGGAGGCCTATATTCCGTCTGGGAGGGTTGGCACAAACTCCAAGGTGAACCTGATGCAATGACCTCGCCTTGGGTAGCGCTGGTGGTGCTGACGGGGGCAATGATTGCAGAAAGCGTTTCTTTCCACGGTTGTATCCAAGAAGCGCGTAAAGAAAAAAGGAAGGATGAAAGCTGGTGGCAATGGTTTCGGAATAGCCGACAGAGTTCCCTGATTGTTGTTTTTGGCGAAGATTTGGCGGCATTGTTCGGCCTGCTTGTGGCTTTTGCGGCTGTCCTTTTAACAATGCTCACTGGCAATAGGCTCTGGGATGCGCTTGGTTCTATCGTCGTTGGTGTCTTATTGATTGTGGTGGCATTGGCCATTGCCTTTGAAGTCAAAAAAATGCTCGTTGGAGAATCTGTTGCACCAGAAATAGAAAAAGACATTAAAGATTTTATCGAGTCTCAGCCTCAAGTGGCGCAGGTATTCCATATCATCACACAGCAGTTGGGGCCGAAAATGATGGTGGCGCTCAAGGCGAAAATGCGAGATATGCCCACAGCGGATGCGTTGATTGATGCGATTAACTCAATTGAGCAAGCCATTCATCAAAAATACCGGAGTGTTCAATGGATATTTTTTGAGCCGGACGTGCGTGATGACTAA
- a CDS encoding UDP-N-acetylmuramate dehydrogenase has product MRLTQLSKPFIKNTGVFNGYFLSRTCVMTKETGLQLSVHPLAEGRPTCQAARSVRLDACNTMGLPCVADNYVEARSLADLGHLAVTASELPWVLGGGSNVLLPPKLPQPVCRMMIRGIHIEEDAQDVYITVGAGELWHSLVMYSVQRGWWGLENLALIPGTVGAAPIQNIGAYGVELADVLCEVYWFDWARAELVMKPNEDCEFGYRDSWFKKMPYQSGCVVAVRLKLSKTPRPVLSYQPLDKLANRPGLAPQQIAQEVMAIRRAKLPDPEKIHNAGSFFKNPVIDEHQYQELRTRWPDLVAYPMADGHYKLAAGWLIDRLGMRGIRHGAVGTHPLQALVIVNYGGATLSEVMAFAHWIRQRVYAETGVTLTPEVRTLEPWPWN; this is encoded by the coding sequence ATGCGATTAACTCAATTGAGCAAGCCATTCATCAAAAATACCGGAGTGTTCAATGGATATTTTTTGAGCCGGACGTGCGTGATGACTAAAGAAACAGGCCTACAATTGTCGGTGCATCCGCTGGCCGAAGGCAGGCCGACCTGCCAAGCGGCGCGCTCTGTGCGTCTTGATGCGTGCAACACAATGGGCTTACCCTGTGTCGCTGACAATTATGTTGAAGCCCGGTCTTTAGCGGATCTCGGACATCTTGCTGTGACCGCGTCCGAACTACCTTGGGTGCTTGGCGGCGGGAGCAATGTGTTGCTCCCGCCGAAGCTTCCGCAACCAGTCTGCCGAATGATGATTCGTGGGATACACATAGAAGAAGACGCGCAAGATGTGTATATCACGGTTGGAGCAGGCGAGTTGTGGCACTCGCTCGTTATGTATTCCGTACAGCGGGGGTGGTGGGGGCTTGAAAACCTCGCGTTGATTCCAGGCACCGTGGGCGCAGCACCGATACAAAATATTGGTGCGTACGGCGTGGAGTTGGCTGATGTCTTATGCGAGGTCTATTGGTTTGACTGGGCGCGCGCCGAGCTTGTGATGAAGCCTAATGAAGACTGTGAGTTTGGCTATCGAGACAGTTGGTTTAAAAAAATGCCCTACCAATCGGGGTGCGTTGTCGCTGTGAGACTCAAGTTGAGCAAGACGCCACGTCCGGTGCTGTCGTACCAGCCATTGGACAAACTGGCTAACAGGCCGGGACTGGCGCCGCAACAAATCGCACAGGAAGTGATGGCCATACGTCGTGCGAAATTACCCGATCCCGAAAAAATTCATAATGCAGGCTCTTTTTTCAAGAATCCGGTCATTGATGAGCACCAATATCAAGAATTAAGAACACGATGGCCAGATCTCGTGGCATATCCGATGGCGGATGGCCACTATAAGCTTGCTGCCGGTTGGCTGATAGACAGGCTTGGCATGCGTGGCATCCGACATGGCGCGGTCGGAACCCATCCCCTGCAAGCGTTGGTCATTGTCAACTATGGAGGCGCCACCCTGAGTGAGGTGATGGCATTTGCGCATTGGATACGTCAACGGGTTTATGCTGAGACGGGGGTAACATTGACGCCAGAGGTACGTACCCTGGAGCCGTGGCCATGGAACTGA
- a CDS encoding biotin--[acetyl-CoA-carboxylase] ligase — translation MELKWQVLNILSDGRFHSGQKLAEQLGISRSAVWKIIHGWQASGMPVDAVTGRGYRLREAFVPYTLKRLQTACSSVHWHFFEAVDSTNSFLLRNAPKQGMSVCLTEEQSQGRGRRGRTWNSTPGYSLTFSFAEWTSKPVSELAWLPLIAGVAVSTALIGLGFENIGIKWPNDIVIKTDDGQWRKLAGMLMEVSGGLEGDVLWVLGIGLNVGLHALKNIEAEYPCGTLALQKPDAACLRHEILLAIIQSWQHWVNLFWREGPSRIKRAWEQFDVLAEQPVVVRTSENIYHGHAMGLDDFGRLVINTNGERRVLTAADVSIRAHP, via the coding sequence ATGGAACTGAAGTGGCAAGTACTCAACATTTTGTCAGACGGAAGATTTCACTCCGGCCAGAAATTGGCCGAGCAATTGGGCATATCGCGGTCAGCAGTTTGGAAAATCATTCACGGCTGGCAAGCGTCTGGTATGCCAGTGGATGCCGTCACAGGGCGTGGCTATCGGCTGCGAGAAGCATTTGTCCCATACACATTAAAGCGTTTGCAAACGGCATGTTCCAGCGTGCATTGGCATTTTTTTGAGGCGGTCGATTCGACCAACAGTTTTTTGTTACGCAATGCCCCCAAGCAAGGCATGTCGGTTTGTCTTACCGAAGAACAGTCACAGGGCCGAGGACGTCGTGGTCGGACGTGGAACAGTACGCCGGGCTATTCCCTAACTTTCTCGTTCGCCGAGTGGACCAGCAAGCCAGTCAGTGAGCTGGCGTGGCTACCACTGATCGCTGGTGTTGCCGTATCAACAGCGTTGATAGGGTTGGGCTTTGAAAATATCGGCATCAAATGGCCAAATGACATTGTTATCAAAACCGACGATGGTCAATGGCGAAAGCTGGCGGGGATGTTGATGGAGGTTTCTGGAGGCCTGGAAGGCGATGTTTTGTGGGTGCTGGGGATTGGGCTGAACGTCGGCTTGCATGCATTGAAAAATATTGAAGCGGAGTATCCCTGCGGCACTTTAGCGTTGCAGAAACCTGATGCAGCGTGTTTGCGACATGAAATTTTGCTCGCAATCATTCAGTCGTGGCAACACTGGGTAAATCTCTTTTGGCGAGAAGGGCCATCTCGCATCAAGAGGGCCTGGGAACAGTTTGATGTGTTGGCTGAACAGCCGGTTGTTGTGCGAACATCCGAGAATATCTATCACGGGCATGCGATGGGGCTCGACGACTTCGGTCGGTTGGTGATTAATACCAACGGTGAACGAAGGGTCCTGACTGCCGCTGATGTTTCGATTAGGGCGCATCCATGA